The Pontibacter sp. SGAir0037 DNA segment CCATGATCTACAACATTCACAGCAACGAGTTCAGTGTAAAGAAAGGACCGGTGTTTTCTAACTTTGTGCTGGCAGATGAGATTAACCGGGCCCCTGAAAAAGTGCAGAGCGCTTTGCTGGAAGTAATGCAGGAACGCCAGGTAACCATTGGCAACGATACCTACCCGCTGGAGCAGCCTTTCCTGGTGCTGGCTACGCAGAATCCGGTAGAGCAGGGGGGAACTTATGAGCTTCCGGAAGCCCAGATGGACAGGTTTATGCTGAAGGTGCTGATCACTTATCCGTCGCTGGAAGAAGAGCGCATGATCATCCGGCAGCATACCAGCAGACCAGTAGAAAAGATGCCCGAGCCAGCCCTCACCGTAGCGCAGGTGCTGCATATACAGTCACTCGTCAAAAAGATTTACATCGATCCTAAGATAGAAGATTACATTCTGAATATTATTTTCTGTACTAGGTTTCCGGAGAACTACCAACTGCCACACCTGCAGCCTATGCTGCGCTATGGCTCTTCTCCACGTGGGAGTATAAACCTGGCTGTGGCGGCCCGGGCACATGCCTTTTTGCGGAAAAGAGCTTTTGTTCTTCCCGAAGATATACGGGCTGTAGTACCGGACGTGCTTCGCCACCGCATCGGTCTTACCTATACTGCCCGGGCAGAGAGTGTGACAGCCGACGATGTAATAGCCCAGGTGCTTAAGGCAGTTCCGGCTCCCTGATACTCCAACTTATACCTTGCCGCATGGAATTACAAACGCTTATCCAGCATATACAGAAGGTGGAGCTAAGATGTAAAAGCCTGACGCACCAAAAACTGGCGGGACTTTTCAACAGTTCTTTTAAAGGGCGTGGACTGGCACTGGATTCAATCCGGAAGTATGAGAACGGCGACGATATCAGAGGTATAAACTGGAATGTTACGGCGCGTTTCCGGGAGACTTATGTAAACACTTTTACCGAAGATAAAGAACGACTTATCTGGATACTGCTGGACGTAAGCGGCTCCGGCACCTTTGGTACCAGCCAGAAAAACAAATTAACCTTGGCCATTGAAACAGGAGCCACGCTTGCTTTCAGCGCTCTCGAAAACAACGATCGCGTCGGAGTTATTTTCTTTAGCGATAAGGTGGAAAAGCTGCTTCCGCCTTCCAGGGGAATGGCCGGTTTCTGGCGCATCGCCAAAGAGCTGGTGCAAGTACAGGCACAGGGCAAAGGAACAGATATAACCGCTGCCCTGCATTTCCTGATGAAGATAAGCCACCATCGTTCCGTAGTGTTTCTGCTCTCAGATTTTATGGCAGCTGGTTACCAGGCTGTTGCACGGGTAGTGGCGCAGCAGCATGAACTGGTAGCCGTGCGGGTGTACGATGAAAAAGAGAAGCACCTGCCCGCCATTGGATGGGCCAAGCTACAGGACACTGAAAACGGGAGTGAACAATGGGTAAATACTGCTTCACTGTCATTTCAGAAGGCTTATAGCAACAGGTTTGAAGAGGTAGAGCAATACTACCATGACACCTTCGGGAAAGGCGCGGCTGGTATGTTGAAAATAAGTACAGGCGACGACTTTGTGCAAAAGCTGTTGCAGTTTATGAGTGGCCGTATATGAAATGGTTTCTGATGTTTTTGGTCTGTAGCATAGGCCGGTATACTCCGGCTCTGGCTGCATCTATGGCTTCTGCCGAGGTTTTATGTCGGCAAGACAAAACCATCGCCCTGGTGGGGGAGGTGGTAACAGTGCAAGTTCAGGTAAAAGCACCTACCGCAGATTCTGTAAGCTGGCAGTTGTTCGACAGGCCGTTCGAACTACTGCTCCTGCTTCAGAAAAACAGCAGCGAACGTAACCTGCAACATACCTTTGAGCATGAAGTGAAGTTTACTTCGGTAAAAGGAGGTGGAATCCGGTTCGCTCCTTTACGGGTACTGGTTTATCAGCAGGGGAAAGCAGATACTTTAGAGGTAGAGACGTTTGAAGTTACATTTAAGCCAGAGCCCCTGATCGCCGCTTTACATGATATCAAACCCCTGCAAAGCAATACCGGTATGCCTCTTTTGTTAACGGCTGGTCTTCTTGTTGCTATACCCTGCCTGCTGCTTTTGCTGGTTGTATTACTAATTAAGCTTTACAAAAGCTCAACAAGCACCGCCTACACGCCCGAGCAGCTCCGGCAACAGGCATTGGAGCAACTACAGCTCCTGGAGGAAAAATGGAAGCAGCACGAACTATCTGAGAGGTTTGTGCTGAACAGCTTAGCTGAAATATGGAGCCATTACATACAACAGGTATACCAGCTGCCCCCTTCCGAAAAAGCAATGGAAAACGTAACTGCACAGCTTGGCAGCAGCAGAGTGCCGGAGGCAGAGCGAAGGCAGGTAGCAGCACTGTCTGAACTACAGGAAAAGTATAAGTTTACGCCTGAAAGCAGGGATTTACAGGAAATGTCATCACTGTTCAGAGAAGCCAGGTATGGCATCTCTCAATGTCCGGGTGTTGTACAGCAGGTGGAGGTTGCGGCATGCTGAATAAACTAAGTTTTCAGGATCCCCTTTGGTTTGCCTTGTTCGGTCTGGTCCCGGTGCTCATGTTGCTGTGCCATAAGTTCTGGCGGCATCAGTTTCCTGTGCTGCTACTGCCGCACACACAAGGGCAGAAAGGGCTGCAGGCGAGAGAATGGCTGACTCCTCCCGAGCTGTTGTTTTTCCTGCGCTTGCTCACGATCAGCTTCCTGATCCTGGGGCTGGCCAACCTGAAAACGGCAAGAGAAACACGACATGCCGCACCTGCCCTGGGAATAGACATAGTGCTGGCCCTGGACATATCGGGCAGCATGATGCTGGAAGATATAAAGCCAAACCGCCTGGAGGCCCTGAAGGACGTGCTGACAAGGTTTGTAGCAGGTCGAGCAGAAGATAGGTTCGGGCTGGTATTATACGCGGGCGAAAGTATCAACTGGTGCCCGATCACACAGGACTATGGCTTTCTGCTGGCGAAATTACGTGAAATGGATGGCGAAGCGCTTGCCGACGGAACGGCCATCGGTCTGGGTTTAGCCTCTGCCGTAAATGCTTTAAAAGGCAGTAGCTCCAAAGGCAAGGTGGTTATACTTTTAACCGATGGTGAAAACAACGCAGGTTTTGTGCACCCGCTTACGGCAGCTGAGCTGGCAAAAGAGCATCAGGTAAAAGTATATACCATCGGGATCGGCACTACAGGTCTGGCTCCATTGCCGCTCACCGACCTGAACGGTAATAAGGTGTACCAGTATGTGCCGGTAAAGATAGATGAAGCCATGCTGACGAAGATTGCAGAACGGACGGGGGGAGCATATTTCAGAGCGACAAATGCCAAAGCGCTGGAGGCTATTTACCAGGAGATCGACCAATTGGAAAAGACGCCACACGGTATCAGGAAAGAAACAGTTTACCACTCAGAGTACCGGGTATTCCTGCTGATAGCCCTGCTGCTGTTTTTACTGGAGCTGGTACTTAGATTTACATTTTTCCGTTCCCTGGCCTCATGATAACATTCGAGAACCCGCTATTCCTGCATTTGAGCTGGGGGCTGCTGCTCCTGCTGCTGCTCTATGTCGTTTACAGGCATTGGCAGGCAAAAGCACAGCTTAGGCTTGGGGATAAGGCCCTGGTGGAACGGCTTTACCCAGGCAGAAGCACCGGTCGCTCACATACCAGGTTTGGTGTGCTGCTGCTTGCTTATACCTGTTTTGTAATAGCCCTTGCAAACCCGGTGCTGCCCCTGTCTGAGGAGAAGCGAAATGCTAAAGAGGAGGTGGCTATGGTGTTTGCCATAGATGTATCGCGCAGTATGCTGGTTTCTGATGTGCTCCCTAACCGCTTAACACAGGCTAAAAAACTTGTGCGTGAGGTAACGGCAGCACTAAAAGGAGAAGAAGTGGGGCTGGTGGTGTTTGCCGGAAAAGCATACCCTTACCTGCCGCTAACAACCGACTACCGGGTAATAGAAAGTGCTGTCAAGGTTATCTCCACTGAGATGGTGCCAAGGCAAGGCACCTCCTTTGAGGAAGCTCTTAAAATCTCTTCTCTGTTGCTGACATCCAGACCCCAAAAAGCACGTGTTATTTGCGTTTTATCTGACGGCGAAAGCCATACTAGCCAGTACGGCAGCCTGGCAGACTCTTTAAGCAAAGCAGGCGTTTATGTGTTCTCCTTTGGTTTGGGAACCGAAGCAGGCGGACATGTTCCGGAGCAGCAGGCGGAGGGAAGGCAGGAGTTTAAGAAAGACAAGCAAGGGGCACTTGTTGTATCGAGACTGCAGGAGAAAAATCTTATCAGGCTGGTTGGGGTTCAGCCTGCACGCTATGCCAGATTGGGCTCAGCAGGAAACCAGGCATTGCATTTTATAGAAGATATCAGGCAGCTTCCTGCTCCTGTTGCTACCGCTAAAGCACCTGCGAAAAAGGAATTATTCCAGTACTTTCTTTTAGCTGCTTTGCTGCTGCTTGTATTGGAACTGCTTATAGCACCGGGTAAAGGAGTAGCACGCTTTAAAAGAACCGGAACATGAGTAGCGTCTATAATAAAACTGTTCTCATCGTTGGGCTTGTAGCTTTGGGCCTGAGCCTGGCTTTGTTCTTACCAAGCATTTACCTGGATGTAGCAGGGCAGGCACAAAAACACCTGTACCTGTACCAGGGAAAGCTGGCCTATGGTAATGGTGAAGTGGGAGATGCGGAGGTTCTTTACAGGAAAGCCTGGAAGCATTCCGCTGGTGAAGGGGTAGCAGCCTTTAACTTAGCTAATGCGCTATACCGGCAGGAGAGGTTTTCAGAGGCAGCCTCTTTTTACAGAGTGGCAATCCGGCAAAGTCCGGCTACTTACGCTGCTGCGGAGAGCTGGTTCAATTTAGGCAATGCTCTTTTTGGGGCAGGTGATACCTTGCAAAGTATACAGGCTTTTCAGCAGGGAATGCTGCTTGACAGCGAAGACCAGTCTATTCGCCAGAACCTGTTATTTGTACTGGATCAGTATGAAAAAGGAAAGGCAAACAAAAAGGCCGAAAGTGCTGAGCAGCAACAGGACCGGAAGCAAGATAAACCGGAGGCAAAGAGAGGTCCTGAGCCCGAAGAAAAAGGTAGTTCTGCAGATGAGAAGTCGGACCAGGCGTTTAAAGTATCAGAAAAAGAGATGCAGGATCTGTTCGATCTATTAAACCAAAATGAAGAAGCTGTAAGAGGAAGAATCGGGAAACAAAAGCAAAAACACCAAGCGGTTACAACTAACGAACCTGACTATTGATGCTGTCTCAGGAATTATACTGCTGTTGTGCCCTTATTTGCGCTGAAACATGAATTGGAAAATAAATTTGTTTGCTGTTGCTGCCTTTTGCCTGCTACTGTGCCCAGCTACTGTGCGAGGAGGTTTAGCTATTGGGCATCGTATAAAAACTCCAGCAGATACACTGGCAAAGCAGGTTTTTGTACGCGCTATTCCCTCCAAAGCACGACCTTATGTGGGGGAGCCTTTTACAGTCAGCTACCTGCTTTACCACCAGCTTCCCATTATAGACCCGCAGGACGAACTGCCCGTGAAACTACAGGATTGCTTTGTGGAAGAATTTCCTGTAAGTGCAGAAAGCTATGAAGAAGTGCTGGCAGGTAAGAAATTCCATGTGCTGGTGCTCAGGAAGTTGTTGGTAATTCCGCAGCGGGAAGGCCTTCTGAGGCTTCCTTCTGTAAGAAGAACTGTTAAACTGACTGTACCGCCAGCCCCGGATGATTTTTTTGGAATGGAACAAATTGTATCCAGAGAGCTGGTATCGGAGGCCGTGCCGATGGACATACGGCCTTTACCTGCACCAGCTGATACAGGTATGTTTTCCAGGGCAGTGGGCAGCTTTAGCTTCAGGAGTAAACCACGGGTGGCTGCTGCAGCGAATATGCTTACTTATCAGTTAGAACTAACCGGCTATGGCAATTTAAAAAACACCGGCCTGCATGTGCCCGAGCTGCCCGAGGGCCTGGAACTGTTTAACCAGAACAGCTCAATCGAAGAAAAACTTACAGGCAAAGGGTTGCTGGCAACCCGTACATTTACGTTTGATGTGGTTGCCAGCTATCGGGGCAATTATACCTTACCAGCGCTTATGGTAGTAGCTTTCAATCCGGCATCAGAGAAGTATGAGACTTACCAGGCCGATGCCTTCGAATGGAAAGTAACAGCGGGCCCCGAAGCACCAAAACTTTTAGCTACGGCAGCAAATAAAAACGACACAGCTACACCCTTACTGCTAAAGTTGAAGCCAGGTAGCAGCAAAGGCCGGTTATTATGGCAAAAGCCTGTATTTTACATATTGCTGCTGCTGTGTAGCTTTTTTATTATAGGTGGAATGCTGTATTCTCGGTATACCCAGGCGCAATCAGCTGCTCCGGCACATCGGTTATCAAGAAAAGCAGGCAAAAGAGCTTTAAGGGCATTTAAGCAGCTCAAGCGTACATCTGGCCAGATAAATTCTGATGCCTTTTACCAGAAGGCAGAAGCTATACTGAAACAGTATTTTTTGCAGAAACTACAACTGCAGCAGGAGGCTTTGCCTCCTGCGCTTATAATTGCCGCCTTACGGGAGCGGCAGGTGCCGGGGCATGTTCTGGCAGAGGTACAGGCATTATTAAAAGAAATAGATGCCATACGGTTTGCACCTACACAGCAGCCTGTAGCAGATAGGGAAGCATTTAGAGTACAGGCCATGCAGGTTATTCAACATATAGATAAGTTTTTAAATGGCAAACATACTCCTGATCCTGTTGCTGCTTCGTCTGCCGAGCATTGCAGTACCCGACCAGCAGGAACAATTACGATTTGAGCAGGCAACCTTTCTAATGCAGCAGCAAAAATATTCTAAAGCCGTGGCTGCTTTTGAAGTACTGGAGCAGGAAGGGGTTCAAACACCTGAACTATACATGAACCTGGGCCATGCCTGTTTCCAGGCGGGGCAGCTTGGG contains these protein-coding regions:
- a CDS encoding DUF58 domain-containing protein, translating into MELQTLIQHIQKVELRCKSLTHQKLAGLFNSSFKGRGLALDSIRKYENGDDIRGINWNVTARFRETYVNTFTEDKERLIWILLDVSGSGTFGTSQKNKLTLAIETGATLAFSALENNDRVGVIFFSDKVEKLLPPSRGMAGFWRIAKELVQVQAQGKGTDITAALHFLMKISHHRSVVFLLSDFMAAGYQAVARVVAQQHELVAVRVYDEKEKHLPAIGWAKLQDTENGSEQWVNTASLSFQKAYSNRFEEVEQYYHDTFGKGAAGMLKISTGDDFVQKLLQFMSGRI
- a CDS encoding tetratricopeptide repeat protein; this translates as MSSVYNKTVLIVGLVALGLSLALFLPSIYLDVAGQAQKHLYLYQGKLAYGNGEVGDAEVLYRKAWKHSAGEGVAAFNLANALYRQERFSEAASFYRVAIRQSPATYAAAESWFNLGNALFGAGDTLQSIQAFQQGMLLDSEDQSIRQNLLFVLDQYEKGKANKKAESAEQQQDRKQDKPEAKRGPEPEEKGSSADEKSDQAFKVSEKEMQDLFDLLNQNEEAVRGRIGKQKQKHQAVTTNEPDY
- a CDS encoding BatD family protein; translated protein: MNWKINLFAVAAFCLLLCPATVRGGLAIGHRIKTPADTLAKQVFVRAIPSKARPYVGEPFTVSYLLYHQLPIIDPQDELPVKLQDCFVEEFPVSAESYEEVLAGKKFHVLVLRKLLVIPQREGLLRLPSVRRTVKLTVPPAPDDFFGMEQIVSRELVSEAVPMDIRPLPAPADTGMFSRAVGSFSFRSKPRVAAAANMLTYQLELTGYGNLKNTGLHVPELPEGLELFNQNSSIEEKLTGKGLLATRTFTFDVVASYRGNYTLPALMVVAFNPASEKYETYQADAFEWKVTAGPEAPKLLATAANKNDTATPLLLKLKPGSSKGRLLWQKPVFYILLLLCSFFIIGGMLYSRYTQAQSAAPAHRLSRKAGKRALRAFKQLKRTSGQINSDAFYQKAEAILKQYFLQKLQLQQEALPPALIIAALRERQVPGHVLAEVQALLKEIDAIRFAPTQQPVADREAFRVQAMQVIQHIDKFLNGKHTPDPVAASSAEHCSTRPAGTITI
- a CDS encoding VWA domain-containing protein, with amino-acid sequence MLNKLSFQDPLWFALFGLVPVLMLLCHKFWRHQFPVLLLPHTQGQKGLQAREWLTPPELLFFLRLLTISFLILGLANLKTARETRHAAPALGIDIVLALDISGSMMLEDIKPNRLEALKDVLTRFVAGRAEDRFGLVLYAGESINWCPITQDYGFLLAKLREMDGEALADGTAIGLGLASAVNALKGSSSKGKVVILLTDGENNAGFVHPLTAAELAKEHQVKVYTIGIGTTGLAPLPLTDLNGNKVYQYVPVKIDEAMLTKIAERTGGAYFRATNAKALEAIYQEIDQLEKTPHGIRKETVYHSEYRVFLLIALLLFLLELVLRFTFFRSLAS
- a CDS encoding MoxR family ATPase; the protein is MEKVVALNDWKQFEQDIVAESSLVDELLAYLKQTIVGQEALLERLLIGLFGNGHLLLEGVPGLAKTLAVKSLAQAIQVQFNRIQFTPDILPADILGTMIYNIHSNEFSVKKGPVFSNFVLADEINRAPEKVQSALLEVMQERQVTIGNDTYPLEQPFLVLATQNPVEQGGTYELPEAQMDRFMLKVLITYPSLEEERMIIRQHTSRPVEKMPEPALTVAQVLHIQSLVKKIYIDPKIEDYILNIIFCTRFPENYQLPHLQPMLRYGSSPRGSINLAVAARAHAFLRKRAFVLPEDIRAVVPDVLRHRIGLTYTARAESVTADDVIAQVLKAVPAP
- a CDS encoding VWA domain-containing protein; translated protein: MITFENPLFLHLSWGLLLLLLLYVVYRHWQAKAQLRLGDKALVERLYPGRSTGRSHTRFGVLLLAYTCFVIALANPVLPLSEEKRNAKEEVAMVFAIDVSRSMLVSDVLPNRLTQAKKLVREVTAALKGEEVGLVVFAGKAYPYLPLTTDYRVIESAVKVISTEMVPRQGTSFEEALKISSLLLTSRPQKARVICVLSDGESHTSQYGSLADSLSKAGVYVFSFGLGTEAGGHVPEQQAEGRQEFKKDKQGALVVSRLQEKNLIRLVGVQPARYARLGSAGNQALHFIEDIRQLPAPVATAKAPAKKELFQYFLLAALLLLVLELLIAPGKGVARFKRTGT